In the genome of Nocardia sp. NBC_00416, one region contains:
- a CDS encoding DUF1254 domain-containing protein gives MGEMPAAAAGDPTHGPATGRLRMTRRSMLGLVAVTGLVACGSEESGSEVAPSGSPASRREVAADAYVFGYPMVLIDTLRRRALGYVSVNRFQHTSTLPAASQRTVIQIDLDNLYSVGWLDLRKEPVLFSVPEIRDRRWVMQVLDAWSNTTATPSSVRPGVEPGATPPYVYAVTGPGWNGTLPPGVVELPVPTEDAWLYGRVEVRGPADVPAVRAVQAQLRLAPLSAWNTRAATESDSIPGNQDWSESAGHDSVAQMPARDFFERMCKLMVDNPPAPDDDTAMRRFATIGIRPGGSPEGVSTGELDAGAEAAKAKIAAYVDPATQLRNGWVIALNVGRYGTNYLLRAATAHRGVGANIAEAVVYPALFTVADDNGDPVEYTLRFEPGQAPPVRAFWSITAYGADGFLVPNTAGIQTVGHPMAAEFASDGALEFAVQAADPGPRVPRANWLPIPESGQFSLVMRLYEPEPRVLDGNWSPPPLVR, from the coding sequence ATGGGCGAAATGCCCGCCGCGGCAGCCGGAGACCCGACGCACGGTCCGGCCACCGGCCGGTTGCGGATGACCCGGCGGTCCATGCTGGGCCTGGTCGCGGTAACCGGACTGGTGGCCTGCGGGAGCGAGGAGTCCGGCAGCGAGGTCGCGCCGTCGGGTTCGCCCGCCTCGCGGCGCGAGGTCGCGGCCGACGCGTATGTCTTCGGCTACCCCATGGTCCTGATCGATACGCTCCGGCGTCGGGCCCTGGGCTACGTATCGGTGAACCGCTTCCAGCACACCTCTACCCTCCCCGCCGCCAGCCAGCGGACCGTCATCCAGATCGATCTGGACAACCTGTATTCGGTGGGCTGGCTGGATCTGCGCAAGGAGCCGGTGCTGTTCTCGGTGCCGGAGATCCGGGACCGGCGCTGGGTGATGCAGGTCCTCGACGCGTGGTCCAATACGACCGCGACGCCGAGCAGCGTCCGGCCGGGGGTCGAACCCGGCGCCACCCCGCCCTACGTCTACGCGGTCACCGGGCCCGGGTGGAACGGGACCCTGCCGCCAGGGGTCGTGGAACTGCCGGTGCCCACCGAAGACGCCTGGCTGTACGGCCGGGTCGAGGTACGCGGTCCGGCGGACGTTCCAGCGGTGCGCGCGGTTCAGGCCCAGTTGCGCCTCGCGCCGCTGAGTGCGTGGAATACGCGCGCGGCCACGGAATCCGACTCGATCCCGGGCAACCAGGACTGGTCGGAATCGGCGGGACACGATTCGGTCGCGCAGATGCCCGCGCGGGATTTCTTCGAGCGGATGTGCAAGTTGATGGTGGACAACCCACCCGCTCCGGATGACGACACCGCCATGCGGCGTTTCGCCACCATCGGGATCCGGCCCGGGGGCTCGCCCGAAGGCGTGAGCACCGGCGAACTCGACGCGGGCGCCGAAGCGGCGAAGGCGAAGATCGCCGCCTATGTCGATCCCGCGACCCAATTGCGCAATGGCTGGGTGATCGCGCTCAATGTCGGTCGTTACGGCACCAACTACCTGTTGCGGGCGGCAACCGCCCACCGCGGCGTCGGCGCGAACATCGCCGAGGCGGTGGTCTACCCGGCGCTGTTCACGGTGGCCGACGACAACGGCGACCCGGTGGAGTACACGCTGCGTTTCGAACCCGGCCAGGCGCCGCCGGTTCGGGCGTTCTGGTCGATCACCGCGTACGGGGCAGACGGTTTCCTCGTTCCGAACACCGCGGGCATCCAGACTGTGGGCCATCCGATGGCGGCGGAATTCGCCTCCGACGGCGCGCTCGAGTTCGCGGTGCAGGCCGCTGATCCGGGGCCCCGGGTGCCGCGGGCCAATTGGCTGCCGATTCCGGAAAGCGGTCAGTTCTCACTGGTCATGCGCCTGTACGAGCCGGAACCGCGGGTGCTGGACGGCAACTGGTCGCCGCCGCCGCTGGTGCGCTAG
- a CDS encoding DUF6374 family protein: MPELAPIPFARFNLEQVRERLLAAAAFGESLSPDQLEALADKLSTGLSIYIEATQNSGPRARPPAAPGRACLDFRGHLR; the protein is encoded by the coding sequence ATGCCCGAACTCGCCCCCATCCCGTTCGCCCGGTTCAACCTCGAACAGGTACGGGAACGTCTTCTCGCCGCGGCGGCCTTCGGCGAGTCCCTCTCCCCCGATCAGCTCGAAGCCCTCGCCGACAAGCTCAGCACCGGCCTGAGCATCTACATCGAGGCGACGCAGAACAGCGGGCCCCGGGCCCGGCCGCCGGCCGCGCCCGGCCGGGCCTGCCTGGATTTCCGCGGACATCTGCGCTGA
- a CDS encoding TerD family protein, which produces MELSKGANTAIPTSLLAVVISWRSEHVLDAHALLLGGDGSVRGDRDLVFYNAPRHISQAVTLDQDPAPGTARLSVSLPRTEAEVDRIVVSGSLEGAVFTQVDELRITVFAVDGPVAEYTIGDSEAVSAMMFGEFYRRDSGWRFRAVGQGWATGMAGLVTEFGIRVDDEPASVDEATELLRAPRTGHAASDRSTAVLTRTPTREPRGASDESHRDGARHPAAGPGRSGPAIRAADPGTGSANGTRPAPGTHPGNAHYRLNESSAAPAAPWDRFTEPQPTRQLPGTVTLRRLATTDPVRIPPPPDPDRADWYRDPEDPARLRWWDGEHWTADRRPTTRPHPHDCERCGTRRRRRVFGGHQPCATCATDIEEFLIHWHTRAARVLTASGPRGAEWEALWASLRYQRIDRAAGRAALEPMALQYVERRVAFAFADGQITATEYDDVEHAVTELGVAGPLVDELRSRMRRGRALSRLREGDLPTVRTPDLHLDAEELVYLDIDATQIRELARGPKHTDGRLIVSTKKLRFVGAGAGVELPWSRIVSVTAERDAVTIAATSARGGGTFAVADPEYLAAALEGALRVAKRLVLAPGQRDSRSISQEVKAEVWQRDGGRCVECGDSHYLEFDHIIPLSRGGATSASNLQILCRGCNRTKGANI; this is translated from the coding sequence ATGGAACTGAGCAAGGGTGCCAATACTGCGATCCCGACATCGCTTCTGGCCGTAGTGATTTCCTGGCGGTCCGAGCATGTGCTGGACGCGCATGCCCTACTGCTGGGCGGCGACGGGTCGGTGCGCGGCGATCGGGATCTGGTCTTCTACAACGCGCCCCGGCACATCTCGCAAGCGGTCACCCTCGACCAGGACCCCGCCCCGGGCACCGCGCGGCTCAGCGTATCGCTACCCCGCACCGAGGCCGAAGTGGACCGCATCGTGGTGTCGGGGTCGCTGGAAGGCGCGGTGTTCACCCAGGTCGACGAGCTGCGGATCACCGTATTCGCGGTCGACGGCCCGGTCGCCGAGTACACGATCGGCGATTCGGAAGCGGTGTCGGCCATGATGTTCGGCGAGTTCTATCGCCGTGACAGCGGCTGGCGGTTCCGCGCTGTCGGTCAGGGCTGGGCCACCGGTATGGCAGGTCTGGTGACCGAATTCGGAATCAGGGTCGACGACGAACCCGCATCGGTCGACGAAGCCACAGAACTGCTGAGGGCACCGCGGACCGGGCACGCGGCGTCGGACCGGAGCACCGCCGTGCTCACCAGAACGCCCACGCGCGAACCGCGTGGCGCGAGCGACGAATCGCATCGCGACGGCGCGCGACACCCGGCCGCCGGACCGGGCCGATCCGGACCCGCGATACGCGCCGCCGACCCGGGCACAGGATCGGCGAACGGCACTCGTCCTGCCCCCGGAACACATCCGGGCAACGCTCACTATCGGCTCAACGAATCCTCCGCCGCACCCGCCGCACCCTGGGACCGCTTCACCGAACCGCAGCCCACCCGGCAACTGCCGGGCACCGTGACCCTGCGCCGGCTCGCCACCACCGATCCCGTCCGCATCCCGCCGCCCCCGGACCCCGACCGCGCCGACTGGTACCGCGACCCCGAGGACCCGGCCCGGCTGCGCTGGTGGGACGGCGAACACTGGACCGCCGACCGGCGTCCCACCACCCGGCCGCACCCGCACGACTGCGAACGCTGCGGCACCCGCCGCCGGCGGCGGGTCTTCGGCGGGCACCAACCGTGCGCCACCTGCGCCACGGATATCGAGGAGTTCCTCATCCACTGGCACACCCGCGCCGCGCGGGTGCTCACCGCGTCCGGGCCGCGCGGCGCCGAATGGGAGGCGCTGTGGGCTTCGCTGCGCTATCAGCGGATCGATCGGGCCGCGGGCCGGGCCGCCTTGGAACCGATGGCACTGCAGTATGTGGAACGCCGGGTCGCGTTCGCCTTCGCCGACGGGCAGATCACGGCCACGGAATACGACGATGTCGAACACGCCGTCACCGAACTGGGCGTGGCCGGTCCGCTGGTCGACGAACTCCGGTCACGGATGAGACGCGGAAGGGCACTGTCCCGGTTGCGGGAGGGCGATCTGCCCACCGTCCGCACACCGGATCTGCACCTGGACGCCGAAGAACTGGTCTACCTCGATATCGACGCGACCCAGATCCGGGAACTGGCCCGCGGCCCCAAACACACCGACGGCCGATTGATCGTGAGCACGAAGAAGCTGCGATTCGTCGGCGCCGGCGCGGGTGTCGAGCTGCCGTGGTCCCGGATCGTCTCGGTCACCGCCGAACGCGACGCCGTCACCATCGCGGCCACCTCGGCCCGCGGCGGCGGGACCTTCGCCGTCGCCGACCCGGAATATCTCGCCGCCGCGCTGGAGGGCGCGCTGCGGGTCGCCAAACGGCTCGTCCTCGCTCCGGGACAGCGTGATTCGCGCAGTATCTCGCAGGAGGTGAAGGCGGAGGTGTGGCAGCGCGACGGCGGCCGCTGCGTGGAATGCGGAGACAGTCACTATCTGGAGTTCGACCACATCATCCCGCTCAGCCGCGGCGGCGCCACCAGTGCCTCGAATCTCCAGATCCTGTGCCGCGGCTGCAATCGCACCAAAGGCGCCAATATCTGA